In the genome of Oscillospiraceae bacterium, one region contains:
- a CDS encoding glycoside-pentoside-hexuronide (GPH):cation symporter has protein sequence MKQNDELTAPATKSSKLPLRVKMGFGIGDLGGNLFFTAMGFYSLIYLTDTVGIASALAGAAILIGKFWDAVTDPTMGYLSDRTRSRWGRRRPYFLFGALPLLLAMWFFFSAPDFQNRQTAGFIWVIFALCLLNTAYTVVNIPYGSLTPDLTKDFKERTSLNGFRFSFAVIGTILGAAVVLPIVNAASDSHKGYSNVGLIFGIIMAGTILITFFTVRESAQNQVIPKQKFFSTFAVVFKNKHYMRLAAVYTLNLTGLTFVQSMLVYYFKYIYQNEGMTTVAMILLLGVAMVCIPISVQISKKIGKKRTYQLALGILAVCCLAMFFFAHILGMTFTFVVMAIAGVGLGFAYVPPFAMLPDVVEVDAVQTKIRKEGAYYGMWTFFSKIGVAVAAALSGAFLGLASFVPNVVDQTDSALFTIRLLIGPIPAVIFAAGILLVQRYQLDEKTYNAIIAEENQ, from the coding sequence ATGAAACAGAATGACGAATTGACAGCCCCCGCAACAAAATCCTCCAAACTTCCACTGCGCGTAAAAATGGGCTTTGGGATCGGCGACCTCGGCGGAAATCTCTTTTTCACCGCCATGGGATTTTATTCGCTGATCTACCTGACCGATACGGTGGGCATCGCCTCGGCGCTAGCCGGCGCCGCCATTTTGATCGGCAAGTTCTGGGATGCGGTCACCGACCCGACGATGGGCTATCTCTCCGACCGCACCCGTTCCCGTTGGGGCCGCCGCCGTCCCTATTTTCTGTTCGGCGCATTGCCGCTGTTGCTGGCGATGTGGTTTTTCTTCTCCGCGCCCGATTTTCAGAACAGGCAAACCGCCGGATTCATCTGGGTCATTTTTGCGCTCTGCCTGTTGAATACCGCCTATACCGTTGTCAACATCCCCTACGGCTCGCTGACCCCTGATCTGACCAAGGACTTTAAGGAGCGAACGTCACTCAACGGCTTCCGTTTCAGCTTTGCGGTCATCGGCACCATATTGGGCGCGGCGGTCGTGCTGCCCATCGTGAATGCGGCGAGCGACAGCCACAAGGGTTATTCCAATGTCGGTTTGATTTTCGGCATCATCATGGCCGGGACGATTCTGATTACGTTCTTCACGGTTCGCGAATCCGCACAAAACCAGGTCATTCCGAAACAAAAATTCTTTTCCACCTTCGCGGTGGTCTTTAAAAATAAACACTATATGCGGCTCGCCGCAGTCTATACCCTGAACCTCACCGGTCTCACCTTTGTCCAGTCCATGCTGGTCTATTACTTCAAATACATCTATCAAAACGAAGGCATGACCACAGTCGCCATGATTTTATTACTCGGAGTCGCAATGGTCTGCATCCCAATCTCGGTTCAGATCTCTAAGAAAATCGGCAAAAAACGTACTTATCAGCTCGCGCTCGGCATCCTCGCGGTCTGCTGCCTTGCGATGTTTTTCTTTGCGCACATTCTGGGAATGACTTTTACGTTTGTCGTGATGGCCATTGCCGGCGTCGGTCTCGGTTTTGCCTATGTGCCGCCCTTTGCCATGCTGCCCGACGTGGTGGAAGTGGACGCAGTGCAGACAAAAATCCGCAAGGAGGGCGCTTATTACGGCATGTGGACCTTCTTTTCCAAAATCGGCGTCGCAGTCGCGGCAGCCCTCTCAGGCGCGTTCTTGGGCCTCGCCAGCTTTGTGCCGAACGTCGTTGACCAGACGGATTCCGCGCTCTTCACCATCCGGCTCCTGATCGGCCCGATCCCCGCCGTGATCTTTGCCGCGGGCATCCTGCTCGTCCAACGCTACCAGCTCGACGAAAAGACCTATAACGCCATCATCGCGGAAGAAAACCAATAA